A genomic window from Myotis daubentonii chromosome 4, mMyoDau2.1, whole genome shotgun sequence includes:
- the LOC132233086 gene encoding LOW QUALITY PROTEIN: acyl-CoA 6-desaturase-like (The sequence of the model RefSeq protein was modified relative to this genomic sequence to represent the inferred CDS: inserted 1 base in 1 codon; substituted 1 base at 1 genomic stop codon) yields the protein MGKGKNQGEGAPDREAPMPTFSWEEIQKHNLRTDKWLVIARKVYNITKWSSRHPGGHRVIGHYAGEDSTDAFQAFHRDLDFVRKFLKPLLIGELAPEEPSQDRGKNSQITEDFRALRKTAEDMNLFKSNHLLFLLLLAHIIVMESLAWFTIFYFGNGWIPTFITAFVLATSQAQAGWLQHDXGHLSVYKKSTWNHIVHKFVIGHLKGVSANWWNHRHFQHHAKPNIFQKDPDVDMLHLFXLGEGQPIEYRKKKLKYLPYNHQHRYFFLIGPPLLIPLYFHYEIIRTMIVRKDWVDLAWPISYYARYFATYVPFYGVLGAILFLNFIRFLESHWFVWVTQMNHIVMDIDREPYRDWFSSQLVATCNVEQSFFNDWFSGHLNFQIEHHLFPTMPRHSFHKVAPLVRSLCAKHGIEYQEKPLLRALQDIVGSLKKSGELWLDAYLHK from the exons atggggaaggggaagaacCAGGGTGAGGGGGCTCCCGATCGCGAGGCGCCTATGCCCACCTTCAGCTGGGAGGAGATTCAGAAGCACAACCTGCGCACGGACAAGTGGCTCGTCATCGCCCGCAAGGTCTACAACATCACCAAGTGGTCCAGCCGGCACCCGGGGGGCCACCGCGTGATCGGGCACTACGCGGGGGAAGACTCCACGGATGCCTTCCAAGCCTTCCACCGTGACCTTGATTTTGTGCGCAAGTTCTTGAAGCCCCTGCTGATCGGCGAGCTGGCGCCGGAGGAACCCAGCCAGGACCGCGGCAAGAATTCCCAGATCACCGAGGACTTCCGCGCCCTGAGGAAGACGGCCGAGGACATGAACCTGTTCAAGAGCAAccacctgctcttcctcctcctgctggcCCACATCATCGTCATGGAGAGCCTCGCCTGGTTCACCATCTTCTACTTCGGCAACGGCTGGATCCCGACCTTCATCACGGCTTTTGTCCTCGCTACCTCGCAGGCCCAGGCCGGCTGGCTGCAGCACGACTAAGGCCACCTCTCTGTCTACAAGAAGTCCACGTGGAACCACATCGTCCACAAGTTCGTCATCGGCCACTTGAAGGGTGTCTCTGCCAACTGGTGGAACCATCGCCACTTCCAGCATCACGCCAAGCCCAACATCTTCCAGAAGGACCCGGACGTGGACATGCTGCACCTCT TGCTGGGCGAGGGGCAGCCCATTGAATACCGCAAGAAGAAGCTGAAATACCTGCCCTACAACCACCAGCACAGGTACTTCTTCCTGATTGGGCCGCCGCTGCTCATCCCCCTGTACTTCCATTACGAGATCATCAGGACCATGATCGTCCGCAAAGACTGGGTGGACTTGGCCTGGCCCATCAGCTACTACGCCCGCTACTTCGCCACCTACGTCCCTTTCTACGGCGTCCTGGGAGCCATCCTCTTCCTCAACTTCATCAGGTTCCTGGAGAGCCACTGGTTTGTGTGGGTCACGCAGATGAATCACATCGTCATGGACATTGACCGAGAGCCCTACCGTGACTGGTTCAGCAGCCAGTTGGTAGCCACCTGCAACGTGGAGCAGTCCTTCTTCAACGACTGGTTCAGCGGGCACCTCAACTTCCAGATCGAGCACCACCTCTTCCCCACAATGCCCCGGCACAGCTTCCACAAGGTGGCCCCGCTGGTGAGGTCGCTGTGCGCCAAGCACGGCATCGAGTACCAGGAGAAGCCGCTGCTGAGGGCCTTGCAGGACATCGTCGGGTCCCTGAAGAAGTCCGGGGAGCTGTGGCTGGACGCCTACCTCCACAAGTAA